The nucleotide sequence attgaaaaatgttaccaTGTCGTATGTAGAACGACAATATTCAGACGATTTGCTATCAATAGTCAAAGAACACGTGTTTCAATTATTTCGGAACAAAGTGAATGACCAAAGATTATCTAATGTTCTTTAATAAATGTTATTCGTTGTCGTCAATTGGTTTACAATGTctctttttcgtaattttaaggGGTAGTATGACATATATTTCCGGTTgacgaaataaatttcacgaGGAACCATAAATTCTCTTTCAtacttcaaagtttttttcccattattttcattttatttttttcaaatgagataGAATCCAActgaaactttattttttatcaattctatTTTCGATTGATATCTAATACCTTTAAGAACAAATACAATGACTAATCTAATGAAAAACATAGGCTAACAGGCATTCACACCAAAAAACTATAAATATTATGAATAActcaagtacctaggtacctacttcttaaAACACACGCAATACAGTAAACTAATTCACAACTTAAGCTAAAAATAAAGACAGTttttatgagagaaaaaaaaacaaacaacgcGATATTAGTCTAAATATCTATTCATTATGACATGAATGGCAACAATACGATCTACATCTGCCGGCAATTTTTGAACCACCGACCATTCGTTGAGAGTAGGAGAAAACAAATGAACTTCGTTTTCTCTCGATAGGTATAAAATGTCACGTCCATGATTGGTAAATTGTACCATACTTTTGCACGAATTTTCTATGTTGCTCCACTTTTGGGATACATTATGGAACACTAAAGTTTGCGATTCGAATAGAACGCTCAGATCTTGATTAATGACGTTTACTTGTGAGGGAATGTTGCAAAATTTCAGCGAACCTTCGGCGTCTCGAGTTACCTTTACTGAAATAGGAATGTCGGGCATTGAAGTCCACGTCTTCAGGGTGAAATCAAAGAAACTGGACTTGTTGACGTAATTATTGCTGTTTAGCTCTCGTTCGACAAACGTCTTGTAGAGTTTGTTCCCATCACTCGTATACAACGAATTTTCAGTTCTTGTACCATTCAAAAAAGTAATCCATCGGTTCAGTTCGACGCaatatttgagcaaaatttcatctgtgCAAAAATATACTTCACCGTTGCAGTTGAGAATCGTGTACTTGAAACGTGAATTCATTTTCACATTAGTGGCCAGAGAAATCATCGTGTTTGTAGGAAAATGATacacttgaaaatgaaactggTCGTTGATATTGAATAGAATAAATAATCGGGAGTCGATCATAGTTGCTGAACTTTGCCACTGTGCGTTAATTCCTACCTGAGCTAATTgcacaattttgttgaaattcataTCTACGACGGTCAAAAAGTGAGCTTCATCGTTGAGTAATTCGACGTTGGAATGACATTCGCTAACCGTTTGCAATTCACGTTCTCCAGGttcgtttttcacttttttcgagcatttcaaaataaacctAGGTTTCTCGTCTTCATTATTCAAACTGCAGTCGACAACTGAAGGAATAAGCGTGGCAGAAGATAGAATTCTAATCAACTGGTTTTTGATGTATTGTTGAGAATAATTGTCCGAATTCGAAGGAGTTTCCAAAGATGGCTCAATATCTGTCATAAGATTTCGATTTATAGTTTTGGCTATCTCGATAATAAACTCGTATCGATTTTTTACGTCGTGGTAAATCCATTTCGAACATAGATCGAGAATTTGATCGGGATGGTCGATTTTTAATTCCGGCAGCTTGATTATTTCTTGCAAAACGAGTAAAGAGACATCCTTGAACTGCGGGTGTTCGCCAAGTTTCAGCCATGAGTTAATTATCTGCTTGACTAGCTTGTTGTACATATCCGAATACTTGTCATTCATCTCACAAACGAACAGAAATATTTCGAAGAGGTAAACAGGGGAATTGCGAGCCATTTCCGACATTTTTGAAGCACAGGTTTCAAAGAGCTGGTCCAATTGTAGGAATTTACTACCCTTGTACAAACTCATCAGTTGAGTGAGGGAAGTAATCTCGACATCTTCGTAGTAAATGTATCGGATTATAGTTTTGAAGGTTACTGGATCAATCTGATCGATAGAGTATTCTTGCATTGGAGCTTTCTGAGGTCTCATAGTAGAAATTCGCTGGGTATGTATTCCAATTGGTATGAACAGGTTGTAAAAATATCGAGATGCTGATAATAACTTGATACGatgcaatttgaaaatcgtcCCTTGAACATTAATCGCAACATCGCATAAGAATTCATCTTTCAGAAATGTCTTCCATGCAGCCGTTTCATCAATAGGATTGCAGATGTGTTCTTGCGAATCCACTTtgcacaattcaattttcaaattggacgGGAGCTCTGTGGGATAAAAAATGACACGAAtgttaaaaatacgagtaattacaaTGATATATTTTGGGAACGATAAGCTAATCACCTAAACCTCATAATTGATAGGTAGAATAAAGAGATGTTTTCTGCGAAGGCAGATCGCTTCAAGTAGGCACTtccatgcttgaattttttttatatcctTGCCATAATTATTGATATAAAAGTAGGAAAacatgtgtattttttcaattttcattaataagAAAAGTACCCACTACTGTGCAAATGAATAGAACAAATAGGTATCCACGAGTGAAATTTACATGGCAGTTGAGTTTAAGTGAGGTATTTGCATCAATACGTAGGTAAGATATAAAGTACATCGCGACTCACCGTAGCTGACTTTTCCGTCGTAAGAAAGcaattcgttgaaatattttgtcaCTTCAGGTATTCCAGGTACATTTGGAGcactaattttttccaacgatCTCATCATTAAATCTGGATTCAAATCACAATATGGCAGAAGATCGAACCGATATTTGACCGCGTTCACCAAATCTTTCAGGTGTATTATTCTTGTTTTGAAATCTTGACAAATCCACTCAGCGCAAATCCGACCGATCGTGTATTTTTCTTGCAAACTATTCGTTTTATGtaacaaaatcaaaatgaataattctttCTCCAGTacaatttttgtacatacttcTCGATAAATATGCAAATGATCGGACAAAAATTTGGCAACGGTAGGTAATAAATAATTGTGATGATTATCAAAAGCGGATAAGTAATTCTGCAAATAAATAATATCATGGTAAGATTCCACGTTCGCTGCGGTCTTTTCGATGAGGTTTTTAATGATTCTCAGATcaatttccatttccatttggaACACGTTGTGAAACAGGATCAGGTAATTATTTACATTGATTGTAGAATTTAAATCGGCCTTTCCATACACAATTCCGAAGAAGGTATCAATAAGGCGATTCCCACCTTTCAAATGCTCGCTTAAACGTTGTCCGATCAACTGTTCATCTTTACCTTGAGGtgcatgaatttcaaaaaaaaatctcaaatatttcgatctCAGTGCGAGGATTACACGATCAAATAGATATTTTTTGCCTCGGATATTGAAACAAATATCGCCGAGAATACTGGTctgcgagaattttttcaacaacttcgaACAGTTTATGCGGATATTTCTGTGATCGATCGATTCGTTCATCTTGACTGTGAAGTTCTTCCACGTTTGGCTGGAGTTCTCGTTGAGATTTGGATGTGTTGCGTGTTCGGTGCAGCTAGTGTTAGATGAAGGTTTGACGTCagtttccattttcatcaaGTCCGAGATTAGGCTGCAAGTACAACCAATTTAGAATTAAAATATATTAATAACAAATAACGATAGGTACATTACTACAACTACCTACTAAATTTCATTCAAGACAGATTGTTATAACTAAGAAGTTGTAACCAATACTTACATTGCACTTTGTACAATACAGCCTATTTGATTACTTCACTCACCTTCGTTAATAAGTGATGAAGGAATCACTATTTCAAAAGTATTCCTAGATTAATACTTTTGGTATGAGGTCTGCaagggttgaaaaattcgaatcttATGAGCTGATGACGAATTAGGACCAAATACTCGAACAAAACCACATCGGTAtcaaacctgaaaaatttttcatcgttcaaGTACAACTTACCCATAGGTACaagtaaacattttgaaattcacaccGAATAATTATGATTAGGCCTATTAATACAAATTAATTACCTTTCGTGTACTACAAACTACAATAACTGAAGTTTATTACAAAACCAAAGTACAAAACACACACTTCATCAAATCTTCgaaacataaaattgaaaacacctattaaacagaacaaaacaacgtgcttattttcattttctcgctTCTCGCTTTCAAGAAAACACGTGAACACGAACAAAACTCTGCGCAGGCGCCCTCTGCGTGTGAGAACCCGATGTGAAGTGTGATCAACTACAGGcaactacagggtgcccagaaatatcgtgaaccctaaacattaaaaatataggttgccCGTTGccggttggcaacgtgaaatagatgcatatgattggtggaatgttatctctccagtccaacaaccaatcatgtgctatcattattatcattcactgtgaccaaccgaaatatttagcagaaaacctttttaggggttcactcacgatatttctgggcaccctgtatcgcttgaaattttcagatcagatcagaatcATGAttgaatacttacttacttgcttATTGATCTGATTATTGGAAGTTCATCATGATCGTAAAAAAGGTGTTGATGCATTACCTAACATGGCATTTCTTGCAGTGCATTAGCCGATTAGCGTTAAGGGTATTCTTTACACCGTTATCAGTGAGTGCGGGTGATGGTTGCATACCAGTTTTTCCTTAACATGTATGTTTACATTTGATGATTCAACTCGCGAACGACCAAAAATCACGAACTGCAGAGGTgcatttcttttttctattCATTCACAGATAGACAATGGTGCATACTACACAACCCACTTTCAACAATACACACCCTCTTCACCCCACACTTACATAGTTTTTTAAATGGTCTAGCTTCGTGTTGTGCAGTACATATAGGTTTAGTGTGATACATTCAAGAATGACTTTTACTACAGGTACTGTACACCCTACCCCTACCCTGCtgtgtatttttatacctatatttcTCTCAACTGTCTGGTTTTTTTTCTGGCAAGTCGCATGCGGCTGTGGTTGCACTCACAGggttatagataggtacctacagtaagTAACAATACAGTAAGCTGAATTAGAAAGAAGAGAGGACATACTCatgtgaaatattgaattttcgagagtgaTTCTCATGGGATTTTTCACACTGgtcttgagaaaaatgattaaacGTACAGCTTTCATGTATtctttttttcgtagaaaaaggtgaaaaaataagaaaaattttcaaccaaaaattgatttacgtacaaaaaattgttacatgatggaaaaaattggctccatttttttttttttttttgaaatcaaaaaacagcATTTCAGAAGCTATGAGTATAAAGGTCCATCTCTGATATTTATAGTAGATAGGTAAATGATCGTTCAGTTGACAAGTCAAAATTGAGcattctatatttttcaaaaattacctatttgaaaagtgaaaagcgCAACCTCTCGTAGAAAAATTAACCATAGTACATAAATATCAATAGGTACCAAGAGATTTAAtgctatatgatcaaaatgtttttcaatttctgggtCAATATTCTTTCTTATAAAAAATGGGGCTAAtgatgttatgagcatatgTTCGCTGCGCGAATGCGCGCATTTattgctccaaaatttttgagcaaatgcgCGAAATATGCGCGAGGAAAgaagcatgtgacatatcaaaatactcGTCAGAGGTCACTATTAACGAATAAACCAATAAGAACACTAtcaacttgaacatttttttttcattccataaaaattttttggtcaagaagaatgaattttgattttatttgatgtTCTTCAGAAAATTCTTCTTTCTCCCCTTTTTTTATGATGTCCTGTTTGCTTGACACTTTGTACtcgctattttttatttttaaatcgatgGAACAAAAACTTTGAGACTCcctcttctgaaaaatattgaggtatttttgagaaaataatttttttttcatattttaaatcaaaaatgctTCCCATTTATCCTtcccttatttttaaaaattgagtttcaaaaaattgtctctcAAGTggactggtgataaattttgggggaaagatttgaacatctgaaaattttgaatttcaattgaaaaaaaaaattgaaatgctttcTTAAGTaactagtgaaaaaaatcgatagtaATGATATTGAGCCTTCCTTCTtccatttgaataaaatttgagatattgtctgtttttgtctttttttctatttttcaataatagaacacaaattttaggaaaaaatacggcctcttctgaaaaatattaagtgaggaaatgacttgtttttccatattttaaatcaataatttttgaatttcttcatgattcttcccttattttggaagttttaatttcgaaaaattttctcttgagTGATGATGAATTTGGGGGAAAAGATCTAAacatttaaatatttgaattgaaaaaacatcgaaattgtggcaaaattttgtaaatgaaaGTTATGGATCCTTAATTTGGTCATGAAAATTGTTTATGAAAATGTGACGCAGAACACAGCCAGCGATACACAGCATTTAaaatggtaccatgttgcaaagtcgatttaaaaaaaatttaaatttgcgaaaaaattcgattttttgatttaaaacatgaaaaaagttttgataggtgaagttgacccatttgacacctatttttacctatctgttgaaaaagtttaaaaaaaccccttcactcgatgaaataaactcctcgcaaaaaatcaatcaaaatttgaaaaaattccaaaaatgaacgaatttttatttttttgttgtgagtgtaatttttaacaactgtttcatgaaatacgtcagaaagaggtctcaaacttttttttatgtttgaaattgaaaattgaatatttttgaattttgattttttgtgaggagctCATTtgatcgagtgaaaggggttttcaactttttcagcagatacgtaaaaataggggtcaaatgggtcaacttcacatatcaaaactttttttcatgttttaaatcaaaaaatcgcattttttcgcaaactttaaattttttaaaatcaactttgcaacatgttaccatcccaatttttcaatatgttgttcagcatgaaaagttgtccataatatatttttttcagaatttttgagagtcggaacgatatgaaaactacactttgaaactttttgagctaattttttgtacgaaaagaAGTTGCAACacggatttttatgatatcactaaaatgcctttcaaaaccactatacataactattgggaaaagttccattttggtaggtatcgcggttctcaagtaatccactgctgaaatggatgatatttcaagttcactgaaaacgttGACACCTGCTGGCTGCCTTTGAAAATGGGCTAgacggctgcgatttgcgccatgggtcatcccttcggaaggtttttccataggaaaaatttcaaaaaaatcgccgaacccaccctaccacttcttggtccaattgacgtggaatgacccaccagCTTTGTGGTCTATTGCAAATGAATGTTCTTTTTAGACATGCCAATTTTCCTCAGAGAGAGggaatttgtcaaaatatgtaggtattgtattttttttcttctaccaCTACCACCACCTCaaaccaaaacatcgaaagatgtACCTTactttctgaaactggggaaatattttggaattcaattgtgtcagtttttttgccaatttcataaCCTCGAAAAAATGTTAGAAGTTTTAGGCAATATTTCATTTAATTATACTTAGTACAATCAGAAACTAGTgctcaaataataataatttcaacttactgatgaaaaaaaaattgttttaccaAGAAGTGGAGTAATTATTAGTCAAttacaaatcagaaaaatttccctgctaaaattggagtatttgaaaagaaaatcaaacaagCCTATAGGTGAAGTGAGAacttgagtttttaaaaattgataattcaagaagtaaaaaaattatttttgacggtcagaaaagtctatttttcaacctttgatacctatttaaaataaatttgaacaaaaatgttcagaaaacacaaacttaaaaaaaacaaacttcataggtatatacctacctatgtacttactgaATTCATAAAAAAGAATATCTTTCTATAGGTACTATTTTTAGTTGATTACCTTACctcaaatttttatgattttcactttttcaaaaaatttccagaaattttattttggaaagaGAATCCTCAAaatcgccctcgcttcgctcgagaaaaaacttttgaaattgcatattcaagaagtaaaacaaaattttgacaataggaaacagaaataaaacattgtcaaatttttgcaacgTAGACTGTTGAGTGGATATTAGggagtttttaaaattgttttccattttttattttttgaaaaagaaaaatatccataattccttatttttctccaaattttacCATCCATCAAGTTTTCCGCTGTAGGCGACCGCCTAGTCTCAAATCAATCGACAGTTCGACACTCGATACCCAGACATCCAGTAATCTCAGAAGCAGTGTTggcaaaacgaaattaatttcgtttcgttttttatAACGTTATGTAAAATGGAACAgcaattcgtttcgtttcgttttcgttatgcctccgattttttttcgttacgtttcgCGTTATGCCTTTTTctatttcgtttttatttcgttttgcctacttttgctcaaattttttcgttttcatttcgttatGCTTTAAAATAACGTTATGCCTTATGGAAACGTTTTACCCTATGATAACGTTTTGCCTTACAATAACGTTTTGCCTTGTAATAACGTTTCTAGAGTTTTAAAACAACTTCTGTGAAGTAATCATTGCATATTACTGGCAAAGAATActataaaaaacgaaaaaaatgtggaacaaaacgaaaaaaaggtgACACGAAAGTAAAGAAAGgtgaaacgaaatgaaaaaaaggtgaaacgaaacgaaaa is from Planococcus citri chromosome 1, ihPlaCitr1.1, whole genome shotgun sequence and encodes:
- the LOC135832897 gene encoding uncharacterized protein LOC135832897, whose translation is MKMETDVKPSSNTSCTEHATHPNLNENSSQTWKNFTVKMNESIDHRNIRINCSKLLKKFSQTSILGDICFNIRGKKYLFDRVILALRSKYLRFFFEIHAPQGKDEQLIGQRLSEHLKGGNRLIDTFFGIVYGKADLNSTINVNNYLILFHNVFQMEMEIDLRIIKNLIEKTAANVESYHDIIYLQNYLSAFDNHHNYLLPTVAKFLSDHLHIYREVCTKIVLEKELFILILLHKTNSLQEKYTIGRICAEWICQDFKTRIIHLKDLVNAVKYRFDLLPYCDLNPDLMMRSLEKISAPNVPGIPEVTKYFNELLSYDGKVSYELPSNLKIELCKVDSQEHICNPIDETAAWKTFLKDEFLCDVAINVQGTIFKLHRIKLLSASRYFYNLFIPIGIHTQRISTMRPQKAPMQEYSIDQIDPVTFKTIIRYIYYEDVEITSLTQLMSLYKGSKFLQLDQLFETCASKMSEMARNSPVYLFEIFLFVCEMNDKYSDMYNKLVKQIINSWLKLGEHPQFKDVSLLVLQEIIKLPELKIDHPDQILDLCSKWIYHDVKNRYEFIIEIAKTINRNLMTDIEPSLETPSNSDNYSQQYIKNQLIRILSSATLIPSVVDCSLNNEDEKPRFILKCSKKVKNEPGERELQTVSECHSNVELLNDEAHFLTVVDMNFNKIVQLAQVGINAQWQSSATMIDSRLFILFNINDQFHFQVYHFPTNTMISLATNVKMNSRFKYTILNCNGEVYFCTDEILLKYCVELNRWITFLNGTRTENSLYTSDGNKLYKTFVERELNSNNYVNKSSFFDFTLKTWTSMPDIPISVKVTRDAEGSLKFCNIPSQVNVINQDLSVLFESQTLVFHNVSQKWSNIENSCKSMVQFTNHGRDILYLSRENEVHLFSPTLNEWSVVQKLPADVDRIVAIHVIMNRYLD